From a region of the Haematobia irritans isolate KBUSLIRL chromosome 4, ASM5000362v1, whole genome shotgun sequence genome:
- the LOC142235463 gene encoding uncharacterized protein LOC142235463, with amino-acid sequence MRSDNGKNFVGANEEAKRFGDVFEVGRIQDELSAKGIQWLFNCPINPSEGGVWERMVQCVKKVLRITLKETSPKEHILHSLLIEAQNIINSRPLTHLPVVVDSEEPLTPNHFLIGYGNVAQTPTIDEPDEKLFALRKQWRILKSLRDRFWKRWVLEYLPTLTRRVKWCERATPIKQNDVVFVCDPSLQRSRWCRGIVAKVYTGADGVARRADVKTAIEEQRTVLSEESFVSANGSTLIAANENKVTEYKKVLTVLSQEVTQYMVAESLKTEQKKFLGEIRQSINEEFIDLDIMAMNNNNIGPGDTSRP; translated from the exons ATGCGGTCAGACAACGGAAAGAATTTTGTAGGGGCAAATGAGGAGGCAAAGCGGTTTGGCGACGTGTTTGAGGTTGGTCGGATACAGGATGAGCTATCGGCGAAAGGCATTCAGTGGCTTTTTAACTGCCCTATAAATCCTTCAGAAGGTGGTGTGTGGGAGCGCATGGTTCAATGCGTGAAGAAAGTGCTACGAATCACCTTAAAAGAAACTTCACCAAAAGAACACATCCTGCACTCGTTATTGATTGAAGCGCAGAACATCATTAACTCTCGCCCTCTCACACATTTGCCTGTGGTCGTCGACAGTGAAGAGCCTTTGACAccaaatcattttttaatagGCTATGGCAATGTGGCACAAACTCCAACGATCGATGAACCAGATGAAAAGTTGTTTGCTCTTCGAAAGCAATGGCGGATTTTGAAATCTCTTCGTGATCGCTTCTGGAAGCGTTGGGTGTTAGAGTACCTACCTACACTTACTAGAAGGGTGAAGTGGTGCGAAAGGGCTACACCTATTAAGCAAAACGACGTTGTGTTTGTGTGTGACCCAAGCTTACAAAGGAGTCGATGGTGTCGTGGCATAGTGGCAAAGGTTTATACAGGTGCTGATGGCGTGGCAAGACGGGCGGATGTCAAAACGGCGA TAGAGGAACAAAGGACAGTACTTTCGGAAGAAAGTTTCGTGTCTGCCAATGGGTCGACGCTGATTGCCGCCAATGAAAACAAAGTTACGGAGTATAAGAAAGTGCTAACCGTGTTATCACAAGAGGTAACACAGTATATGGTAGCAGAATCTTTGAAgactgagcaaaagaagtttttgggcGAAATTCGCCAGAGTATTAATGAGGAATTTATTGATTTGGATATAATGGCGATGAATAACAATAATATAGGTCCTGGGGACACATCCAGACCGTAG